The genomic DNA GTCGTCCACCGGGCGAACCTTCGACATGTCGTGGAACTCGGCGAGCCCGTAGGCGGTGAGCACCGTGTTGGCCGGCCCACGCCCGAACCAATCGAAGCCGCCCCCCGAGACCTCGAAGGACAGCAGGCGCTGATACCCGTCGTCGATGTAGCCCGTCGCTTTCTGTTCGACGGCGGGGCTGGAGCTCTTCGTGCGCCGGAGGAAGTCGAGCACGAGCACGTTCGGATAGGTCGTCGACGAGGTTTGCTCGAAACAGCCGGATGGCCGCCGCAGCGCGCCGTCAAGCACCTCGACCAGCTGGCTGAACGTGCCTCCGTAGAGTTTCAACGCCAGCGAGCTGCCGCCCTCGATGGCGTCGGTCGGAATGTCGATCTTTGCTCGTGTGGTGCCCGCGAGCGCACCGTTGACGACGCTGACCACGGGCAGCCCGTCGGGTTCGATGCTGATCTTACGCTCGACCGCATCGGACAGCGCGGTGCCGGAGGCCTTCACTCGAACGAGCTTTGTCCCTGCCGAGGCAGCTCGCACGCTGAAGCTGGCGCCCCGTGTCTCGTTGGGGGCGAGCGCGAGCTCGAGCTCGGGTTTGCCGCGCACCTCGAATCCTTCAGCCTCGAGCTGCAAGCGAACCTTCTGGGGTTCGGCCAGGTAGTTGAAGACCGTGACCGGGATGGCCACCTGGTCACCCTGGGTCAATGTTGCCGGGGTGGTCACGTCGACGAAGAAGTCCTGAAACGCAACCAGGGGGAGCGACAGACTGCCGAGCTCACCCTGCTCGGACACCGCCGACAACATCGCGCGGTAGGTCGTGATGGAGTCCGCGAGAGGGATCTCGATGCGCGCGTGCCCGCTCTGGTCCGTTACGACCTCGGGCAACCACAAGAGTGTCTCCGGGAAGAAGCTGCGCACGCGGATCGGCGCCCCGCTCGGGTTGTCTGCCGGTCCCGCCACCGCGTAGCGCTTGTTCCCCATCGAGCCTTCCTCCCCCTTGGCCCGCGTGCCCATCCCGCCTTCCTTGTTGTCGGAGTCCTCCGCCGAGGCGTAGCTGCTCTCGTAGCCTTCGAAGTCATAGACCTTGTGCTTGCTGTTCCTCGCCTGGTGAACGAGCAACCCGAAGGCCACGAGCGTCAGCGGCAACCCGACGAAGCTCGCACGGCTCAGGAAGAGCCAGAGCCGGCGCCGTGCGCTGGTCAGCTCCGTCGCTGCACTTCGCAGCATCGAGAGCATGCCGAACGCCAGCTGCGCAGCGAGCACCAGCACACACGGCACCAGCAGGAACGTCTCGGTGCGGGTGATCACGGCTCGAACCCAGTTGAATCTCCCGGCCGTGCCCGCGGCGATGGCGAGCTGACACGCCAGCATACCGGCTGGTCCAAGCCACAACGCGCGTCTGAGGGCGGGCAACGCGCGCGCGACGTCGGTGTGGCCGAGCCCCTGGAGCGCGCGGACCTGGAGCACAAAACACACGACTGTCGTGGTGGCCCACGCGATGCCTGCGACGAGCAGCTGTTTGCCGTAACCCAGGCCGAAAAACTGGCCGTTTTGCGTCATCGCCGTCGCAAGAATCGCGAACACCAGCGGCAGCACGGTGCCCAGGAACCAGTAGGTCATCGAGCGACGCATGCCCACGCTGAACTCGATGCGATCGTGGAGGTTCACGTCAGGGAATGGCGGCGTGTGTTGCACGCGCCGGAGCCCGAAGCCGATGAATGCCACGACTGCTAGCAGCCCGAGCGCCGCCAGCCCGAGGATGCCGATGCCCCCGGAGCGTTCCTTTCGCTCTACTGCGACCATGGGCAGCACGCTGCGGTCGAACCAGGTGCCCGCGCGGCTTGGCCCCTGCAGACCCTCGGACAGAACCCCCAGAGCTGCAAAGCGTACGTTGTCCGAGCCGGTTCCATCGAGCACCCCCGGAAGATCAGGCGCGATTCGATCGGAGGGTCCGTACGAAATGCGCTGTCCGTCTTCATCGTAGCGGCGGCGCTGATAGGGTTCCAACTCGCGCCCAAGCGTGAGCAGGCGTTTCTCGAGGTCGGGGCGCACGTCCGCGAGCGCGAAGAACGCCTCGTCAACCGCAGACAAACCCAGCGCGACCTTCGCCGGTCCCCCCGGACCGCGCGCGAACACGTCGAGGGAGGCGGTCTCGCCCGGCGAGTACTGCTTCTTGTTCAGCTCGGCGGTGAGGACCAGCTCGCCGGCCGCGTCCGTCAGGAAGAAGCGTTGGCCTTCGAACAGCCCCTTCTCCCCGAACGATTGGGCGTGCAGTCGCACCAGGCCCCGGGCCGACGCCGGGATCTTCAGCGCGACCTCGGTCGCCTCACCGGTTGAAGCCGCGTGGCCCGTGCCGATCAGTCGATCCCCCTTCCACAACGCCAGCTGCAGCGTGCCCGGATTACCGCCCGGGACGAACACCCGGATCGGAGCCGTGCCACCGGCTGGCAGGGTGGGCTTCGCGGCCCGAAGCAACAACGGTGGCCGCGTGGGGATGGTTTCCTCGTAGCGGCCCCGCATCCGATACTGCTGCGCTCCTCTGAAGATCCTGGCTTCGCTGACGCCCGTGCGCCCCTTCTGGTCGATCGCCCGCACGACCAGCGACTCGCCAGCTCCAGGGATGACGTTGACGACGGCGATGCCGTCGACATCGGTGGCGGCGCTCGGGAGCTTCGGATCCACGCTGACCTCGGCGCTTGCCGGTCGGCCCCCGTCGCTGACCACGACGAAGAGCTGGTTCTCCACTCCGGGAATCAAGACGCCGCTCTCCGGGATGGCCTCGACCTCCAATGAAGAGCCAGCGACGCGCAGCTCGCCCTTGCCTTCGAGAGTGGTCCCGCCCTCGAGCTCGACGACGCCCACCAGCGGCCCGGTTTTTTGGGGTGGTGCGAGCTCGAATCGATACTCGCCCTTCTCGTCGGTCTTGCCCTCGGCGACTGCAGTCGGCCCGACTGCCCCGCGAAACACCCGCGCTCGGGCACCGACCACGGGCTTGCCAAAACTCCACACCGCCGAGAGCGAGCCGTGAACGATCTCAGCCCGCTGGTAGCGCTCGTGTTGGACGTTCAGCGTGAGTTTGCCCTTCGGGAGCGCGTAGCGCTTGATCAAGATCTTCTGTCGCGCCAGAGCGAACCGGCCCGACACTTCGACCGTGTACTCACCGAGCAAGATCTCGCTCGCGAGCGTGAAGTCCGCGTGAGCAATGCCGAACGGAGAGGTCTTGCGGGTCTCCTTGAAGACCTTGGTCCCGTTCGGATCGAGCACTGTGAAGAGCACCTCCTTGTCCGCGAAGGGCCGCTCCTCTGGATCGAACGCCAGCGCGCGCACGTGCACGGTCTGCCCCGGCTGGTACAGCGGCTTGTCCGTGCTGAGCGCCGTGGTCGGGGAACGTTTGCCCCACACGTCGACAGCGCGTCCGCTCGCCTCGCTGTCCCGAGGCAGGAACGCCGCAAAGGTGAGTGAGCTCCATCTCTTCTCCGGCAGGCGAGCCTCGGCGATCCACTCACCGCCCGCGTCGGTGACCCCTGCGGCGAGCGCTTGCTCTTCCTCGCGGTCGATGAACGCCAGCAGCTGGACGCTTTCGCCTGCAATGGGACGGCCGGTTCGGAGATCGTGAACCAGGATCCGGAAGCGCTCGCTGCCGCCTGGGGTCACCCGCTCCGGGGCCTCCAGTGACAGCACCCGAAACTCTCCCGGTTCGCCGTTCCCGTGGAGCTGCCATTGCCAGCCGACAAAACACGCGAAGGCAAACGCCCCGAGGGCGACCAGGGTCCAGAACCACTTGCCCCCGAGCCAGGTCGGGTCTCTCTCGACTGGCTCGACCATGGACTACCTCAGAGGGTCTGCCTTCGAGCCCCCGCGCTCGACACTCAGCTGGCTTCGCTCTTGCGCATGATGCGGTTCGAGAGCAGCACGTAGGCGCCAAAGAAGATGAGGCAAGCTGGGATCAGGAAGGGCAGGTTCTTCTTGACCATTGCCGTGCCATTATGGACGAGGTCGACGTAGCTCATCGCCGCAGTGGTCGAGCCGAAGTAGTAGCCGATCCCGGTCAGGATGGTCACCCAGATCCCTGCGCCGAGCCCGGTCCAGAGCGTGAAACTCTTTAGGTTCATGCGCGAGAGGCCCGCCGGGATCGAAATCAACTGCCGGATCGCCGGCAGCAGGCGACACACGAACGTCGCGCCGGCGCCGTAACGTCGAAATATCTCTTCGGCGCGATCCAGCTTTGGCTTCGGCAGGAAGAAGTACTTGCCGTACTTCTCCAGGAACGGCGTGCCCAATCGCGCGAACAGGAAGTAGTTCACGTAGGCGCCTGCCAGAGAGCCGCCGATGCCTGCGACGACCGCGACCGTCGCGTCGAGCATCGGAGAGCCGAACGACAGCTCACCCCGGGCAGCCAAGAACCCGGCGGGGATCATCACGACCTCGCTGGGGAACGGGATGAAGGAGCTCTCGATCGTCATGAACAGGAGGATCAAGAAGAAGCCCCAGGTCGAGGCGTGCGTGGCGATGGTCTGGATGTATTGGATCAATATTTCGGTCACGGGAGCACCCTGGTGGACGCCTCCTAGCTCAGTTCCGCGTGTGCTGCCCCATTCCGTGAATGAACCCACGGAAACAGCAAACGAGCCGGGCGCAGCTCGGGAAACAAAAATTAATGATTGCCGGCGTTTGACGACTCAGTCACTTCGCGGTCTCTGCACAGCGGAAGCCGGCGTCACCGTAGAAGTCGCCCGCCGAGAACTCGGTCTCGGTGGTTTCGTTTCGGAGTCGCCACTCACCTTTTGGATCGATGAAGGCTCCGCCGTGGCGGGCCCGCTTCACGTTTTCCGCAGCGCTGCCGAGCACTCCAGGTGGCCCCGCGTAGTTGGCGGTCTTGTTCGGAAACGGCGCCACCCACGGCTGATCCCACACCCACTCGAACACGTTCCCGACGAGATCGACGACGCCGTCCACCGTTACGCCATTCCAGGCGGCGCCGACCTGGAGTGGGATCAAGGTTCCACAGTCCTTGACGATCGCTTGCTCGCAGTTTGGTTCCGCATCGCCCCACGGGAATGCCGTCTTCGTGGTGCCGTGGTTGTTCGCGGCGAACACCCACTCGGCCTCCGTCGGCAGGCGCTTGCCGTCCCACGCGCAGAAGGCCGCCGCCTGGAACCACGACACACACGTCATCGGCAGGTCTTGTGAGTCGTGCGCCTGGCCCAGGTCCCAGGTGGTTTTTTCCAGGCCGAACGGTTCCGGCGTGAAGCAGTCGGGGTGTGCTCCGTTCGTCCGGTTGTAATGCGGTTCTGCCGCCAGCGTGTTCCACGCCGAGTCCCAGATCATCTGCTGCTCGTAGGGGCCGCCTGGATCCAGACTGCACTTGTCACACGGCATCTGCAGGCCCGACTCCACCCAGTCGCGATAACGCCGCACCGAGACCTCGTACTGATCGAGGCGAAAGTCGTGGGTGAACTCGACGCTGAAGGCGTCGACGCCGTTGTAGTTGTAGCCGAAGGTCGCGTTCGCTGCCGGGATCAGCGCGCTCGTG from Myxococcales bacterium includes the following:
- a CDS encoding DedA family protein, whose amino-acid sequence is MTIESSFIPFPSEVVMIPAGFLAARGELSFGSPMLDATVAVVAGIGGSLAGAYVNYFLFARLGTPFLEKYGKYFFLPKPKLDRAEEIFRRYGAGATFVCRLLPAIRQLISIPAGLSRMNLKSFTLWTGLGAGIWVTILTGIGYYFGSTTAAMSYVDLVHNGTAMVKKNLPFLIPACLIFFGAYVLLSNRIMRKSEAS
- a CDS encoding SUMF1/EgtB/PvdO family nonheme iron enzyme → MLRLRLAGLLCGALGVTGCFPEYKVEEGGPGGTSALIPAANATFGYNYNGVDAFSVEFTHDFRLDQYEVSVRRYRDWVESGLQMPCDKCSLDPGGPYEQQMIWDSAWNTLAAEPHYNRTNGAHPDCFTPEPFGLEKTTWDLGQAHDSQDLPMTCVSWFQAAAFCAWDGKRLPTEAEWVFAANNHGTTKTAFPWGDAEPNCEQAIVKDCGTLIPLQVGAAWNGVTVDGVVDLVGNVFEWVWDQPWVAPFPNKTANYAGPPGVLGSAAENVKRARHGGAFIDPKGEWRLRNETTETEFSAGDFYGDAGFRCAETAK